The Streptomyces sp. NBC_01353 genome contains a region encoding:
- a CDS encoding class I SAM-dependent methyltransferase — MARPDSVPGLRDFYENPAVPVASGDARSRRQARLLAAALGAPGALVVDVGCGDGTAAAVAGPILAGHRMVGVDWSQDALRRARPRLTHVVRGELDDGGLPFADGCADAVLFSEVVEHLVDPDRALDELRRILRPGGHLMLSTPNLAAWYNRGLLLAGWQPVFSEVSLRGIHGRPGSEVVGHLRLFTARALRSFLLSAGFEDVRITGAPFHGVPRGLRLIDRAACAVPSAASILLAHARRR; from the coding sequence GTGGCCCGTCCCGACTCCGTTCCCGGGCTGCGGGACTTCTACGAGAACCCCGCCGTGCCCGTGGCGTCCGGTGACGCCCGGAGCAGGCGGCAGGCGCGGCTGCTGGCCGCCGCCCTCGGGGCGCCGGGCGCGCTCGTCGTCGACGTCGGCTGCGGGGACGGCACCGCGGCAGCGGTCGCGGGGCCGATTCTCGCCGGGCACCGGATGGTGGGGGTCGACTGGTCGCAGGACGCGCTGCGCCGGGCCCGGCCGCGCCTGACCCATGTGGTGCGCGGCGAACTGGATGACGGCGGGCTGCCGTTCGCGGACGGGTGCGCGGACGCGGTGCTGTTCAGCGAGGTGGTCGAGCATCTCGTCGACCCCGACCGGGCTTTGGACGAACTGCGGCGCATCCTGCGGCCGGGAGGTCATCTGATGCTCTCCACCCCGAACCTCGCCGCCTGGTACAACCGAGGGCTGCTGCTCGCCGGCTGGCAGCCGGTGTTCTCCGAGGTGAGTCTGCGCGGCATCCACGGTCGGCCGGGTTCCGAAGTGGTCGGTCATCTGCGGCTGTTCACGGCGCGTGCGCTGCGCTCGTTCCTGCTGTCGGCCGGTTTCGAGGACGTACGGATCACCGGGGCGCCGTTCCACGGGGTGCCGCGCGGGCTGCGCCTGATCGACCGGGCCGCGTGCGCCGTGCCGTCGGCGGCGTCCATTCTGCTGGCGCACGCCCGGCGGAGGTAG
- a CDS encoding condensation protein has translation MAADQGAAVARAGAGRESARVPFAVVDEIARHCADDGEPNTVHIEIHLPGRVRPDRLRDAFERALARHPRVLMRERGRGPFARRYEWELTDGPGTDVVSFPPCTPGALARARQRALTEAPSLFSAPPLRLEVVEEPGSEGCVLLFTVHHTALDGPACLRIAATAAEIYSGRSAPPVPAPVRPPAGPALPPGGAPTVARPARVAAGSPGPTPGNTMLVTELPVPRREPGAPYTVNDQLMVATALTVADWNRRQGAPDRPLRITMPVDDRTRGPAMPIGNGTRLVEVGFSPAETGPEADLGALLRSTAERTRALKARDRPQLGRGAAVLTAPVLPVAARAALTRGVRRLAAPWTSTTLLSNIGRIPYPLDFGPAGRAHAVWFSAPAGMPRGLTFTTASTGGRLHLVLRWSRTLLGDEDGVRLCETFAGRLAATDAEAL, from the coding sequence ATGGCAGCCGATCAGGGCGCGGCCGTCGCGCGCGCCGGGGCGGGGCGGGAGTCGGCGCGCGTGCCGTTCGCCGTCGTGGATGAGATCGCCCGGCACTGCGCCGACGACGGTGAGCCGAACACGGTGCACATCGAGATCCATCTGCCGGGGCGGGTCCGACCGGACCGGCTGCGCGACGCGTTCGAGCGGGCGCTCGCCCGGCATCCGCGGGTGTTGATGCGGGAGCGGGGGCGTGGACCGTTCGCACGGCGCTACGAGTGGGAGCTGACCGACGGTCCTGGCACCGATGTGGTCTCCTTCCCGCCCTGCACGCCCGGCGCACTCGCACGGGCCAGACAGCGGGCCCTCACCGAGGCGCCGTCGCTGTTCTCCGCGCCACCCCTGCGCCTGGAGGTGGTCGAGGAGCCCGGTTCCGAGGGTTGCGTCCTGCTGTTCACGGTCCATCACACGGCGCTCGACGGTCCCGCCTGCCTGCGGATCGCCGCGACCGCCGCGGAGATCTACAGCGGACGCTCCGCGCCGCCCGTCCCGGCGCCGGTCCGCCCGCCGGCCGGCCCGGCGCTCCCGCCAGGCGGTGCGCCGACGGTGGCGCGGCCTGCACGGGTCGCGGCCGGGAGCCCCGGGCCCACGCCCGGAAACACGATGCTGGTCACCGAACTCCCGGTGCCCCGGCGGGAGCCGGGTGCCCCGTACACCGTGAACGACCAGTTGATGGTGGCCACGGCGCTGACCGTCGCCGACTGGAACCGGCGGCAGGGCGCTCCCGACCGGCCGCTGCGCATCACCATGCCCGTCGACGACCGCACCCGCGGGCCCGCGATGCCGATCGGCAACGGCACCCGCCTGGTCGAGGTCGGATTCTCGCCCGCCGAGACCGGCCCCGAAGCCGACCTCGGCGCGCTGCTGCGCAGCACCGCGGAGCGCACGCGCGCCCTGAAGGCGCGCGACCGTCCCCAACTCGGGCGCGGTGCCGCGGTGCTGACCGCCCCGGTCCTGCCGGTCGCCGCCCGGGCGGCGCTGACGCGGGGGGTGCGGCGGCTCGCGGCGCCGTGGACGTCCACGACCTTGCTCAGCAACATCGGGCGGATCCCATACCCGCTGGACTTCGGTCCCGCGGGCCGCGCGCACGCGGTTTGGTTCTCGGCGCCGGCCGGGATGCCGCGCGGGTTGACGTTCACGACGGCGTCGACCGGCGGCCGACTCCACCTGGTGCTGCGCTGGTCCCGGACCCTGCTGGGCGACGAGGACGGCGTCCGGCTGTGCGAGACGTTCGCCGGTCGGCTGGCGGCGACCGATGCGGAGGCCCTGTGA
- a CDS encoding alpha-(1->3)-arabinofuranosyltransferase produces MTSTIHARPPASPAAPGPAPGAPEPQRRSRRWLLGFWAAVFVAFLAVSPGRMTFETKLGVVTDPWRFLRDLGQLWHDRAGFGGIADQYVGYAIPMLPFHAAADLVRLPVWLAERLWLSLVVTTAFWGALRLAERFGVGSPTSRLVGSAVYALWPTYTIVVGSTSAAALPGAVLPWVLLPLTDPRTSPRLAAARSALMIPLMGGVNAASTLASLLPVGLYLLSRPGGRRKRALIAWWTPCVILATAWWVVPLLLLGTYGENFMPYVESSQTTTATMSAAEVLRGAGNWVGYLHFGEAWLPAGWTVATSALVIAGSALAAALGLAGLARRDLPERRWLVLTATVAALVTLAGYGGVLGGPFHETVQNWLNGPLVPFRNIYKFQTGLALALALGFMHLTATALPRSVPLRSRRFAPAVAAVLVLPGLAWPYVNGSILQPGSFRQLPGYWEATADWLAEHAPDDRALVVPATAHGVYTWGSPIDQPLDVLARSPWAQRDYVPFGTPGNRRAMDAVEQALTSGGKVPGLAAYLARAGLYHVVVRNDLDPDQLGHVPTATVKRTLEASGYRRVTGFGPLLTDGRIADDTPVQVEGLYPRQRAVEVYAPPSGTPRPGPARMTPVSGTAVVSGGPESLLPLSASGALAGRPAVLAGDAHPGVDRPSLYAAGDGMRRADTRFGLVNSGTSHTYTREEHNAEQAVQDPGDEPRQILPLSGIRHQTTAVLRGAASVTASSVGNWLFHLPQYDPVNAFDGNPDTGWAEGSPGSPEGEWLRIDFTGPTRMPGTLDLTPLPSGNVRAAPTVVRVETERGSRVGPLRPDGSTQQVAAPEGETSWLKVTILESQQGRPGLTGAGFTEISVPGVQVTRMLELPADAPRDVAGPVVYALSRGSDPGGLSAVSAEVGLHRQFEAARAGDYTVRATALPVPGKELDDLLFDLTGQREKIVVSADSTARLGTNLSPRNLTDGDLTTAWVAGERPVLHLTWPEKTAVGEIVLAAAGGLATRPEQIQISSPDGTAIAAVDENGLARFSPITTDRMDITISRVAPLTLHNPVADEQLQLPVGLSELHIPALEKYRAPQPDPARTFTLPCGKGPIVSVDGQFLETRAEGLVRDLTERRPITVSLCTDGSRVSLDRRTHTVEAGDTGPLAVTGIELSTGGTTGGSRAAASASRAVEVVSGGGDRRTLQVGAGDASYLQLHENHNAGWKATLDGEELRPLRIDGWQQAWLVPAGQGGTVTLLYEPSRVYDAGLIAAGALLVVLAGLALVGRRRSGPTAEGADVASGVAGVGPGTGGAPPAPGLLLGTVALTLVGVVIAGPVAAAVPVLAAIAWWRPALLGPIAFTAMAGAGVVTLTGSGEAAALGRGAYGSAAQLLALTALFAALVTVGREHGIRTSAHRAGGRGAPRGAPGPYGSEGPDGPDASPGGPGGPWSHGTTAEGSGRWGAQGGPPSGHAGRNEGRGV; encoded by the coding sequence ATGACCAGCACCATCCATGCCCGTCCGCCGGCCTCCCCGGCCGCACCCGGGCCCGCGCCCGGGGCGCCGGAGCCGCAGCGGCGCTCCCGGCGCTGGCTGCTCGGCTTCTGGGCGGCGGTGTTCGTGGCTTTCCTCGCCGTGTCGCCGGGGCGGATGACGTTCGAGACCAAACTGGGGGTCGTCACCGATCCGTGGCGGTTCCTCCGCGACCTGGGCCAGTTGTGGCACGACCGGGCCGGTTTCGGCGGCATCGCCGACCAGTACGTCGGCTACGCGATCCCGATGCTGCCGTTCCACGCAGCCGCCGACCTGGTGCGGCTGCCCGTCTGGCTGGCCGAACGGCTCTGGCTCTCCCTCGTGGTCACCACCGCGTTCTGGGGCGCTCTCCGGCTCGCCGAGCGCTTCGGCGTCGGCTCGCCCACATCGCGGCTCGTCGGCTCGGCGGTGTACGCCCTGTGGCCGACGTACACGATCGTCGTCGGCTCCACGTCCGCCGCCGCCCTGCCCGGCGCGGTGCTGCCGTGGGTGCTGCTGCCGCTGACGGACCCGCGGACGAGCCCGCGCCTGGCCGCCGCCCGCTCCGCGCTGATGATCCCGCTCATGGGCGGCGTGAACGCCGCGTCGACGCTGGCGTCGCTGCTACCCGTCGGCCTGTATCTGCTGTCCCGTCCGGGCGGCCGCCGCAAGCGCGCCCTGATCGCGTGGTGGACACCGTGCGTGATCCTCGCGACCGCCTGGTGGGTCGTGCCGCTGCTGCTCCTGGGGACGTACGGCGAGAACTTCATGCCGTACGTGGAGTCCTCGCAGACCACTACGGCGACGATGTCGGCTGCCGAGGTGCTGCGCGGGGCCGGCAACTGGGTGGGCTATCTGCACTTCGGCGAGGCCTGGCTGCCCGCCGGCTGGACCGTCGCCACGTCGGCCCTCGTGATCGCCGGTTCGGCACTCGCCGCGGCGCTCGGCCTCGCCGGGCTCGCCCGGCGGGACCTGCCCGAGCGGCGCTGGCTGGTGCTGACGGCGACCGTCGCCGCGCTGGTCACGCTCGCCGGGTACGGCGGTGTGCTGGGCGGCCCGTTCCACGAGACGGTGCAGAACTGGCTGAACGGGCCGCTGGTGCCGTTCCGGAACATCTACAAGTTCCAGACGGGACTCGCCCTCGCGCTCGCGCTGGGCTTCATGCACCTGACGGCCACGGCCCTCCCCCGGTCAGTACCGCTCCGGTCCCGCCGCTTCGCGCCCGCCGTGGCCGCCGTGCTCGTCCTGCCCGGCCTGGCCTGGCCGTACGTCAACGGCTCCATCCTGCAGCCGGGTTCGTTCCGCCAGCTGCCCGGGTACTGGGAGGCGACCGCGGACTGGCTGGCCGAGCACGCGCCCGACGACCGTGCCCTCGTCGTCCCGGCGACCGCGCACGGCGTCTACACCTGGGGCTCGCCGATCGACCAGCCCCTCGACGTCCTCGCCCGGTCCCCGTGGGCGCAGCGCGACTACGTGCCGTTCGGGACCCCCGGCAACCGGCGGGCGATGGACGCCGTGGAGCAGGCACTGACGTCGGGCGGCAAGGTGCCGGGGCTCGCCGCGTACCTCGCCCGGGCCGGGCTCTACCACGTCGTCGTGCGCAACGATCTGGACCCGGACCAGCTGGGTCACGTCCCCACCGCGACCGTGAAGCGGACGCTGGAGGCCTCCGGCTACCGGCGCGTGACCGGCTTCGGCCCGCTGCTGACCGACGGCCGGATCGCCGACGACACCCCCGTCCAGGTCGAGGGCCTCTACCCGCGTCAGCGCGCGGTCGAGGTCTACGCACCGCCGTCCGGCACCCCGCGCCCCGGTCCGGCACGCATGACGCCCGTCTCCGGCACGGCGGTCGTCAGCGGCGGTCCCGAGTCCCTGCTGCCGCTGTCCGCGTCGGGCGCCCTGGCCGGTCGGCCGGCGGTGCTCGCGGGCGACGCACACCCGGGTGTGGACCGGCCGTCGCTGTACGCGGCCGGCGACGGGATGCGCCGGGCCGACACCCGGTTCGGACTGGTGAACTCGGGCACGTCGCACACGTACACCCGCGAGGAGCACAACGCGGAGCAGGCGGTCCAGGATCCCGGGGACGAACCGCGGCAGATCCTGCCCCTGTCCGGGATCCGGCACCAGACGACCGCGGTGCTGCGCGGCGCGGCGTCCGTGACCGCGTCGTCGGTGGGCAACTGGTTGTTCCATCTCCCGCAGTACGACCCCGTCAACGCCTTCGACGGGAATCCGGACACCGGCTGGGCCGAGGGCTCCCCCGGCTCCCCCGAGGGCGAATGGCTGCGGATCGACTTCACCGGCCCGACCCGCATGCCGGGGACGCTGGACCTGACGCCGCTGCCCAGCGGCAATGTGCGCGCCGCGCCCACGGTGGTGCGGGTGGAGACCGAGCGGGGCAGCCGGGTCGGCCCGCTGCGGCCGGACGGCAGCACCCAGCAGGTCGCCGCGCCGGAGGGCGAGACGAGCTGGCTGAAGGTGACGATCCTCGAGTCGCAGCAGGGCCGCCCGGGGCTGACCGGCGCCGGGTTCACCGAGATCTCCGTCCCGGGCGTGCAGGTGACCCGGATGCTGGAGCTGCCCGCCGACGCGCCGCGCGACGTCGCCGGCCCGGTCGTGTACGCACTGTCGCGGGGCAGCGATCCCGGCGGGCTGTCCGCCGTCTCCGCCGAGGTGGGGCTGCACCGGCAGTTCGAGGCCGCCCGGGCCGGTGACTACACGGTGCGTGCGACGGCTCTGCCCGTACCGGGCAAGGAGCTCGACGACCTGCTGTTCGACCTCACCGGGCAGCGGGAGAAGATCGTCGTGAGCGCGGACTCGACCGCGCGGCTCGGGACGAACCTCAGTCCGCGCAATCTGACGGACGGCGACCTGACCACGGCCTGGGTCGCGGGCGAACGGCCCGTGCTGCATCTGACCTGGCCGGAGAAGACCGCGGTCGGCGAGATCGTCCTCGCCGCAGCCGGCGGGCTCGCGACCCGGCCGGAGCAGATCCAGATCAGCTCGCCGGACGGGACGGCGATCGCGGCGGTCGACGAGAACGGCCTGGCGCGGTTCTCCCCCATCACGACCGACCGGATGGACATCACGATCTCCCGTGTCGCGCCGCTGACCCTGCACAACCCGGTCGCCGACGAGCAGTTGCAGCTGCCGGTCGGGCTGAGCGAGCTGCACATCCCGGCGCTGGAGAAGTACCGAGCGCCGCAGCCGGACCCGGCGAGGACGTTCACGCTGCCGTGCGGCAAGGGCCCGATCGTGTCGGTCGACGGTCAGTTCCTCGAGACCCGCGCCGAGGGGCTGGTACGGGACCTGACGGAGCGCCGACCGATCACCGTCTCCCTGTGCACCGACGGCAGCCGCGTCTCCCTCGACCGTCGCACGCACACCGTCGAGGCCGGTGACACCGGCCCGCTCGCGGTCACCGGCATCGAGCTCTCGACCGGCGGGACGACCGGCGGGTCGCGGGCCGCCGCGTCCGCCTCGCGCGCGGTGGAGGTCGTCTCGGGCGGCGGCGACCGGCGAACCCTACAGGTGGGCGCGGGCGACGCCTCGTACCTGCAGCTCCACGAGAACCACAACGCGGGCTGGAAGGCCACGCTCGACGGCGAGGAGCTGCGCCCGCTGCGCATAGACGGCTGGCAGCAGGCCTGGCTCGTTCCCGCCGGCCAAGGCGGCACGGTGACGCTGCTGTACGAGCCGTCCCGCGTGTACGACGCCGGACTGATCGCCGCCGGGGCGCTGCTGGTGGTGCTCGCCGGGCTCGCGCTCGTCGGCCGCCGCCGGTCCGGCCCGACGGCCGAGGGCGCGGACGTGGCGTCGGGCGTCGCGGGTGTGGGGCCGGGCACGGGCGGGGCGCCGCCCGCACCGGGGCTGCTGCTCGGAACGGTCGCGCTGACGCTGGTGGGCGTGGTGATCGCGGGTCCCGTCGCGGCGGCCGTACCCGTGCTCGCGGCGATCGCCTGGTGGCGCCCGGCGCTGCTCGGCCCGATCGCCTTCACGGCGATGGCGGGTGCGGGAGTCGTCACCCTCACCGGCAGCGGCGAGGCGGCGGCGCTGGGCCGAGGAGCGTACGGGTCGGCAGCCCAACTCCTGGCCCTGACAGCGCTGTTCGCGGCGCTGGTGACAGTGGGCCGTGAGCACGGTATCCGGACGTCCGCGCACCGCGCCGGGGGCCGGGGCGCACCGAGGGGGGCGCCGGGGCCGTACGGGTCCGAGGGGCCGGACGGGCCGGACGCGTCGCCTGGCGGCCCTGGCGGCCCCTGGAGTCATGGAACAACGGCCGAAGGATCCGGCCGTTGGGGCGCGCAGGGTGGGCCGCCGAGCGGTCACGCGGGGCGGAACGAGGGAAGGGGTGTCTGA
- a CDS encoding class I SAM-dependent methyltransferase, translating into MKDPSFRRSLALFLAFLREQDDPHTAYELLARDAADQVERHVRLDGRVVVDVGGGRGHFTREFRRRGAHGYLFEPDLTELAAVPGAGTVVADGYLLPLADGAADVCFSSNVLEHVRDPGTFLSEMARVTRPGGLIYVSFTNWLSPWGGHEWAPWHYLGAERARARYERRTGRAAKHRLGENLFAIGVGPTLRHVRGRDDVEIVSARSRYWPVLPEVVPRMPGLREFATWNLLLILRRCP; encoded by the coding sequence GTGAAGGACCCGTCGTTCCGCCGCTCCCTCGCCCTCTTCCTGGCCTTCCTGCGCGAGCAGGACGATCCCCACACCGCGTACGAGTTACTGGCCCGCGACGCGGCCGACCAGGTCGAACGCCATGTCCGACTGGACGGCCGGGTCGTCGTCGACGTCGGCGGCGGACGCGGCCACTTCACCCGGGAGTTCCGCCGCCGCGGCGCCCACGGCTACCTGTTCGAGCCGGACCTCACCGAACTCGCCGCCGTACCGGGGGCGGGGACGGTCGTCGCCGACGGCTATCTGCTGCCGCTCGCCGACGGCGCCGCCGACGTCTGCTTCTCGTCCAACGTGCTGGAGCACGTGCGGGATCCCGGCACCTTCCTCAGCGAGATGGCCCGGGTCACCCGGCCCGGCGGACTGATCTACGTCTCCTTCACCAACTGGCTCTCGCCGTGGGGCGGCCACGAATGGGCGCCCTGGCACTACCTGGGCGCCGAGCGGGCCCGGGCCCGCTACGAGCGGCGCACCGGCCGGGCCGCCAAGCACCGGCTCGGCGAGAACCTGTTCGCCATCGGGGTCGGGCCGACCCTGCGCCACGTCAGGGGCCGGGACGACGTGGAGATCGTCTCCGCCCGCTCCCGCTACTGGCCGGTCCTCCCGGAGGTCGTTCCGCGAATGCCGGGGCTGCGGGAATTCGCGACGTGGAATCTCCTCCTCATCCTCCGGCGGTGTCCATGA